A window of the Lactuca sativa cultivar Salinas chromosome 7, Lsat_Salinas_v11, whole genome shotgun sequence genome harbors these coding sequences:
- the LOC128127393 gene encoding putative F-box protein At3g16210, whose product MHTFRSPQKIRFTHENIDNNKIAEDVYTLHGEDELPLCLFPKHGYIGITTTIPFPCSNRFRTVGSCNGTFCLKTKNGLTLWNPSIRRKVRVPECPRSSELALGGIGFGFDPISDDYKIVWISYEKDTSFVYAVKTGTWCEVASPKPVYFCVI is encoded by the coding sequence ATGCACACTTTCCGATCCCCACAAAAAATCCGCTTCACGCATGAAAATATTGACAATAATAAAATAGCAGAAGACGTTTATACATTACACGGAGAAGACGAATTGCCATTGTGTTTGTTTCCCAAACATGGATATATTGGTATAACAACAACAATTCCGTTTCCTTGTAGCAATAGGTTCAGAACTGTTGGTTCATGTAATGGAACTTTCTGTTTGAAGACTAAAAATGGTTTGACTCTATGGAACCCTTCAATCAGACGCAAAGTAAGAGTGCCTGAATGTCCTCGGAGTTCTGAACTCGCTTTGGGAGGTATTGGGTTTGGATTTGACCCAATCAGTGATGATTACAAAATTGTTTGGATATCATATGAAAAAGACACTTCATTTGTGTATGCAGTGAAAACGGGCACTTGGTGTGAAGTTGCTTCCCCTAAACCAGTTTACTTCTGTGTTATATGA